In the Ignavibacteriales bacterium genome, one interval contains:
- a CDS encoding TPM domain-containing protein — MKNLVKHMFTKEDLSAIASAIGEAEKTTAGEIRVSIRQKRKWRERKLTIEEMARQEFRVLGMTKTKDRTGILIFLLLEDKKFFILADNGIHSKVENGTWDMIANEMSNHFSQKKFRLGIIHGVHSVGVELSKFFPRKSDDTNELPNDVHVQ, encoded by the coding sequence ATGAAAAACCTTGTAAAGCACATGTTCACAAAAGAAGACCTTTCTGCAATTGCATCGGCAATAGGTGAGGCGGAAAAAACAACAGCTGGAGAAATTCGTGTCAGCATCCGCCAGAAGCGGAAGTGGCGGGAAAGAAAACTTACCATCGAAGAAATGGCACGTCAAGAATTTCGTGTATTGGGCATGACAAAGACAAAGGACCGTACGGGTATCCTGATCTTTCTCTTACTGGAAGATAAAAAATTCTTTATCCTCGCTGATAATGGAATTCACTCAAAGGTTGAAAATGGTACGTGGGACATGATTGCAAATGAAATGTCGAATCATTTCTCTCAGAAAAAATTTCGCCTTGGCATTATTCACGGAGTCCATTCAGTTGGTGTGGAACTTTCAAAATTCTTTCCAAGAAAATCCGACGATACAAATGAGCTGCCTAATGATGTGCATGTGCAGTAA
- a CDS encoding response regulator, which translates to MSNEKIRVLYVNGTEQDVQSMSERLSKFEGARFDIIWQPSAEKAILFLEEQNAVDVIVTEDVLQGMSGVEFTHKLKDLKYDIPVVFLTTSKDVNFAVEVMRMGVKDYLLKEDVVTHVFPQTLLRVVEKGYLKQEQDKLEMKRKRLEAMQEIVVSISDKISEPLEDMNKIVSELEQNSLPEKAVKYLKLIKDNVERMQLKLEKLRNLKEDKTVKYIRDIKMIDLS; encoded by the coding sequence ATGAGTAACGAAAAAATACGAGTACTCTATGTGAACGGGACCGAGCAAGATGTTCAATCTATGAGCGAACGTCTTTCAAAATTTGAGGGTGCACGTTTTGATATTATTTGGCAGCCAAGTGCTGAAAAGGCGATACTATTTCTTGAGGAACAAAACGCTGTCGATGTGATCGTGACCGAAGACGTTCTGCAGGGAATGAGCGGCGTAGAATTCACTCACAAGTTGAAGGACTTGAAATACGACATTCCTGTTGTGTTTCTTACAACGAGCAAAGATGTGAATTTTGCAGTTGAAGTGATGCGGATGGGTGTGAAAGACTATTTGCTGAAAGAAGATGTTGTCACACACGTTTTTCCGCAAACACTTCTCAGGGTCGTAGAGAAGGGATATCTGAAGCAAGAACAGGATAAATTGGAAATGAAGCGAAAACGCTTGGAAGCAATGCAGGAAATTGTTGTAAGTATTTCCGATAAGATCAGTGAACCACTTGAAGATATGAATAAGATCGTCAGTGAACTTGAACAGAATTCGTTACCTGAAAAAGCTGTGAAATACTTAAAACTGATCAAAGACAATGTGGAACGGATGCAGTTGAAGCTCGAAAAACTTCGGAATTTGAAAGAAGATAAAACAGTAAAGTACATTAGAGATATTAAAATGATTGACTTATCGTAG
- a CDS encoding YgcG family protein has translation MKNFRWVVLVLLIVICSAFAAAETKIPKLEQRVSDFTNTLSFQEWQQLDQLLKSFEDSTSTQVVVLMIRSLEGESIEEYANKTFTENKIGQAKKDNGVLLLIAKQDHAMRIEVGYGLEGVLTDAITSQIIRQEITPYFKADNYFGGIVTGVDAIMRATAGEYHADNKGKRAPAASAGLVTLVILFVIFVLMPMMTSRRRSIIGSGGHSYFSGWGYGGGFGSGGFGGGGFGGGGGFSGGGGMSGGGGASGSW, from the coding sequence ATGAAAAATTTTCGCTGGGTTGTTCTTGTTCTTTTGATCGTTATATGCAGTGCATTTGCTGCTGCAGAAACGAAAATCCCGAAGCTTGAACAACGTGTTTCAGACTTCACAAACACACTGAGCTTTCAGGAATGGCAGCAGTTGGATCAATTGCTGAAAAGCTTTGAGGATTCAACCTCTACGCAGGTTGTTGTTCTCATGATTCGTTCGCTCGAAGGCGAGAGTATTGAAGAGTATGCCAATAAAACTTTTACAGAAAACAAGATTGGTCAAGCGAAGAAGGATAATGGCGTGCTGCTTCTCATTGCAAAACAAGATCATGCAATGAGAATAGAAGTAGGCTATGGATTGGAAGGCGTGCTCACTGATGCTATAACATCGCAGATCATCCGCCAGGAAATTACTCCGTACTTTAAAGCTGATAATTATTTCGGCGGCATCGTCACCGGTGTTGATGCGATTATGCGCGCAACCGCCGGCGAGTATCATGCAGACAATAAAGGGAAAAGAGCACCTGCCGCATCAGCTGGACTTGTGACATTAGTCATCCTCTTTGTTATCTTCGTTCTCATGCCGATGATGACGTCACGGCGACGATCGATTATCGGTTCAGGCGGTCATAGCTATTTTTCCGGTTGGGGCTATGGTGGCGGTTTTGGCAGTGGCGGATTTGGTGGAGGTGGATTTGGCGGCGGCGGTGGATTTAGCGGCGGTGGTGGAATGTCTGGCGGCGGCGGTGCCTCCGGCAGCTGGTAA
- a CDS encoding LemA family protein, whose protein sequence is MSKGLIITLSILGGLLLVIFLTIGWGVGVYNKIVSADEGVKNGWSQVENQYQRRYDLIPNLVETVKGYAKQEKDVLIGVTEARASVGQMKVTPEVLRDPQAFQHFQQAQDGLGAALSRLMVIVEKYPDLKSNQNFLELQSQLEGTENRIAVERRRFNETVQEFNVMIRRFPASMIAGFGGFREAQYFKSIAGSEKAPQVKF, encoded by the coding sequence ATGAGTAAAGGATTGATTATCACGTTATCGATTCTTGGCGGTTTGCTATTGGTTATCTTTTTAACAATTGGCTGGGGTGTTGGTGTCTATAACAAAATTGTCAGCGCAGATGAAGGCGTGAAAAATGGTTGGAGCCAAGTCGAGAACCAATACCAGCGTCGTTACGATCTGATACCGAATCTTGTTGAAACAGTGAAAGGGTATGCAAAGCAGGAAAAAGACGTGCTTATTGGTGTAACGGAAGCACGCGCCAGTGTTGGCCAAATGAAAGTGACACCAGAAGTTTTGCGCGATCCCCAGGCATTTCAGCATTTCCAACAGGCACAAGACGGATTAGGTGCGGCATTGTCGCGCTTGATGGTTATTGTAGAAAAATATCCTGATTTAAAATCCAATCAAAATTTTCTTGAACTCCAGTCGCAATTGGAAGGCACCGAAAATCGCATCGCGGTAGAGCGCCGCCGTTTTAACGAAACAGTGCAGGAATTTAATGTCATGATTCGCCGGTTCCCCGCATCGATGATAGCGGGTTTTGGCGGATTCCGTGAAGCACAATATTTTAAATCCATTGCAGGGTCTGAAAAGGCACCGCAAGTAAAATTCTGA
- a CDS encoding aspartate 1-decarboxylase encodes MRIYLHSKIHKATITNANLHYVGSITIDERLMKLADLCEYEKVLVVDNTNGQRLETYVIKGKKDSGVIGINGAAAHLMHKGDEVIIMSFQISDRPKKPVNILVDRKNQFIKYLKEKSEMRDADGC; translated from the coding sequence ATGCGGATTTATCTTCATTCAAAAATCCATAAAGCAACAATCACAAACGCAAATCTTCATTACGTTGGTTCTATTACAATCGATGAACGATTAATGAAGCTGGCCGATTTGTGTGAGTACGAAAAAGTGCTCGTCGTTGATAATACCAACGGCCAACGGCTCGAGACTTACGTCATCAAGGGAAAGAAAGACTCCGGTGTCATCGGCATCAATGGCGCAGCCGCTCACCTTATGCACAAAGGCGATGAAGTAATCATTATGTCGTTTCAGATTTCTGACCGCCCTAAGAAACCTGTCAACATTCTTGTTGATCGTAAGAATCAATTTATAAAATATCTCAAAGAAAAGTCCGAGATGCGGGATGCAGATGGATGTTAA
- the rho gene encoding transcription termination factor Rho, which translates to MDITELKTKKIAELNAIAKELNITGYSDLRKQDLIFKILEAQTQKDGLGFSKGVLEVLPDGYGFLRSVDYNYLPSPDDIYVSPSQIKKFGLRTGDTVSGQVRPPKEGERFFALLRVEAVNDDHPDLIRERVLFENLTPMYPAQRIKLETIPGEYAMRILDLLAPVGKGQRGMIVSPPKAGKTILLQKMANSITRNHPEVKLIVLLIDERPEEVTDMERSVSAEVVSSTFDEPPERHVQVADMVLDKAKRLVEAKKDVVILLDSITRLARAHNTVVPHSGKILSGGVDANALHRPKRFFGAARNIEEGGSLTIIATALVETGSRMDEVIFEEFKGTGNMEIVLDRGLSDKRIFPAINVNRSGTRKEEILFEPDDLNRVWILRKFLSDLEPNEAMELLLDKMRGTKTNKEFLKVMNS; encoded by the coding sequence ATGGACATCACAGAATTAAAAACTAAAAAAATTGCCGAGTTGAACGCGATTGCCAAAGAGCTCAACATCACTGGCTATAGCGATCTTCGCAAACAGGATCTCATTTTTAAAATTCTCGAAGCACAGACCCAAAAAGATGGGTTGGGGTTTAGTAAAGGTGTGCTCGAGGTGCTGCCAGATGGATACGGATTTCTCCGCTCGGTTGATTATAATTATTTGCCGTCACCTGACGATATCTATGTGTCGCCTTCGCAGATTAAGAAATTTGGATTGCGTACGGGCGATACAGTGAGTGGTCAAGTCCGCCCACCGAAGGAAGGCGAACGGTTTTTTGCGCTGCTTCGTGTTGAGGCTGTGAATGATGATCATCCGGATTTGATTCGTGAACGCGTCTTGTTTGAGAATCTGACACCGATGTATCCGGCACAGAGAATAAAGTTGGAAACCATTCCCGGCGAATATGCGATGCGCATTCTCGATTTGCTTGCGCCGGTGGGAAAGGGCCAGCGTGGCATGATCGTATCTCCTCCAAAAGCTGGGAAGACGATCCTTCTCCAAAAGATGGCAAACAGCATCACCCGCAATCATCCGGAAGTGAAACTCATTGTTTTGCTGATCGACGAGCGACCGGAAGAAGTAACGGACATGGAACGTTCGGTCAGCGCAGAAGTAGTAAGTTCCACATTTGATGAACCGCCAGAGCGGCACGTGCAAGTTGCGGATATGGTATTGGATAAAGCAAAGCGGTTAGTTGAGGCAAAAAAGGATGTTGTTATTCTTCTCGACAGCATTACACGCCTGGCACGCGCACACAACACGGTTGTTCCGCATAGCGGCAAGATTCTTTCCGGCGGTGTTGATGCAAATGCATTGCATCGTCCAAAACGATTCTTTGGTGCTGCGCGAAATATTGAAGAAGGCGGAAGTCTTACTATTATTGCCACTGCGCTGGTGGAAACCGGCAGTCGTATGGATGAAGTAATCTTTGAAGAATTCAAAGGCACCGGCAACATGGAAATTGTACTGGATCGCGGTTTAAGTGATAAACGTATTTTCCCAGCGATTAATGTGAATCGGTCTGGCACACGCAAGGAAGAAATACTGTTCGAACCTGATGATTTGAATCGTGTCTGGATTCTTCGCAAGTTCTTGAGTGATTTAGAACCAAATGAAGCAATGGAACTCTTGCTTGATAAAATGCGAGGTACAAAAACAAACAAAGAATTCCTCAAGGTGATGAATAGCTAA
- a CDS encoding bifunctional folylpolyglutamate synthase/dihydrofolate synthase: MKFGLHGIRTLLTSLDHPEKQFSSIHVAGTNGKGSTASMIASIFTAAGYKTGLYTSPHIVRFNERIRVNGKAISSRAAARLATAIRSQVEKKHYTFFEAVTAMAFKYFAESHVDIAVVETGLGGRLDATNTLLPLVSVITTIGLEHTQILGTSLEKIAFEKGGIVKKGVPCITGVKSQKAVQVLSDICIKKKSQFIRVRPNRVLIHQSSLDGLLVDCDVAGKNFKNVRISLAGMHQAMNALLALHAVTVAVQRSNFTVDEKAIREGLADIKRFSGIQARLSVVQRNPLVLADVAHNPEAVRVLCASLKRLHLGKIHIVFGLMQDKNYLTIISELRQIAKSVFIVEAQTERSRSTAEIAREIRRVGLSVKEFHTVADGVASALSQRDGAPILITGSHFVIGEAVAFLNKEKYLTINQ, from the coding sequence ATGAAATTCGGATTGCATGGAATCCGAACATTACTTACTTCTCTTGATCATCCGGAAAAACAATTTTCTTCAATCCACGTTGCCGGTACGAACGGTAAAGGATCTACCGCTTCGATGATAGCTTCAATATTTACGGCAGCAGGCTACAAAACAGGACTTTACACTTCGCCGCATATTGTCAGGTTTAATGAAAGAATAAGAGTCAACGGAAAAGCAATCTCTTCGCGAGCAGCAGCGCGGCTCGCAACTGCAATTCGTTCTCAGGTAGAAAAGAAACACTATACTTTTTTTGAAGCGGTGACTGCAATGGCATTCAAATACTTTGCCGAATCTCATGTGGATATCGCTGTTGTGGAAACCGGTTTGGGCGGCAGATTAGATGCAACAAATACTCTTCTGCCGTTAGTTTCTGTCATTACAACTATCGGTTTGGAACACACACAGATTCTCGGTACGAGTCTGGAAAAGATTGCTTTCGAAAAAGGAGGAATTGTCAAGAAAGGAGTTCCCTGCATTACAGGCGTGAAATCGCAGAAAGCAGTTCAAGTTCTTAGTGATATCTGTATCAAAAAAAAATCGCAATTCATTCGTGTCCGCCCGAATAGAGTTCTTATTCATCAATCCTCTCTCGATGGACTTTTGGTGGATTGTGATGTAGCGGGGAAAAATTTTAAAAATGTGCGCATATCGCTGGCAGGCATGCATCAAGCAATGAATGCGCTTCTTGCTCTTCATGCAGTCACCGTTGCTGTTCAGCGAAGTAATTTTACGGTTGATGAAAAGGCAATTCGTGAAGGATTGGCGGATATCAAACGGTTTTCAGGAATTCAAGCACGCCTGTCGGTTGTTCAGAGAAATCCTCTTGTCCTTGCCGATGTTGCGCATAACCCGGAAGCGGTGCGCGTACTGTGTGCGTCACTGAAAAGATTACACCTTGGAAAAATTCATATTGTTTTTGGTTTGATGCAAGATAAGAATTATCTGACTATTATCTCAGAGCTTCGGCAGATTGCAAAAAGTGTTTTCATAGTAGAAGCGCAGACAGAACGATCACGAAGTACCGCTGAGATAGCTCGGGAAATTCGCCGAGTCGGATTGTCTGTGAAGGAATTTCATACTGTTGCCGATGGCGTTGCATCGGCACTGAGCCAGCGTGATGGCGCGCCAATACTGATAACAGGTTCTCACTTTGTCATTGGTGAGGCGGTCGCGTTCCTCAATAAGGAAAAATACTTGACAATAAACCAATAA
- a CDS encoding dihydroorotate dehydrogenase has product MTTSSPASGIKTSFTLCGVEFKNRVFVASGTFGYGDEVRDLVDVNQLGGIFTKSLSWKPRSGNPPQRITETASGMLNSIGLANIGVQSFIEQRLPYLRTLNTRILVNIAASSLKEFCDVLSVLEEQVGISGYEINVSCPNVKEGGMSFGTDCNMTAEITSHLRKLTTKPLILKLTPNVTHISEFARAAESAGADAVSVMNTLIGMAVDIKTRKPKLSTVTGGLSGPAIKPVALAKVYEVAQAVKIPVFGIGGIASTEDAIEFLLVGATAVQIGTMNFIDPAISVKIAKGLENYARENNISDISTLVGALDADIKFSVLQSWM; this is encoded by the coding sequence ATGACAACGTCCTCACCGGCGAGCGGAATAAAAACATCGTTCACACTTTGTGGTGTGGAATTCAAGAACCGCGTGTTTGTCGCTTCTGGCACGTTTGGATATGGTGATGAAGTTCGCGATTTGGTAGATGTGAATCAGTTAGGTGGAATCTTTACTAAGTCGCTTTCATGGAAACCACGTTCCGGCAATCCTCCGCAGCGCATTACTGAAACGGCAAGCGGCATGCTCAACTCAATCGGACTTGCTAATATCGGTGTCCAATCGTTTATCGAGCAGAGACTTCCTTACCTCCGCACACTCAATACTCGCATTCTTGTGAACATTGCTGCAAGCTCGCTTAAAGAATTCTGTGATGTTCTGAGCGTGCTGGAAGAACAAGTTGGAATTTCGGGTTATGAAATCAATGTTTCGTGCCCGAATGTTAAAGAAGGCGGAATGAGCTTCGGAACCGACTGTAACATGACGGCGGAAATCACTTCACATCTTCGCAAATTAACGACCAAACCGCTCATTCTTAAGTTGACACCAAATGTAACACATATTTCAGAATTTGCACGCGCCGCGGAGTCGGCAGGAGCGGACGCTGTTTCTGTAATGAATACACTCATCGGAATGGCGGTTGACATTAAAACACGCAAACCAAAACTTTCCACCGTCACTGGCGGTCTCTCTGGACCAGCTATTAAACCGGTTGCACTGGCGAAGGTTTATGAAGTTGCCCAGGCAGTAAAAATTCCGGTATTTGGCATCGGCGGAATTGCCAGTACCGAAGATGCAATTGAATTCCTGCTCGTGGGGGCAACTGCGGTGCAAATCGGTACAATGAACTTTATCGATCCCGCAATTTCCGTAAAGATCGCAAAAGGATTGGAAAATTATGCCCGTGAAAATAACATTTCGGACATCAGCACACTGGTTGGTGCGCTTGATGCCGATATTAAGTTTTCGGTCCTTCAATCGTGGATGTGA
- a CDS encoding dihydroorotate dehydrogenase electron transfer subunit translates to MIVQQLSPVQSCREVAAKTFLFRFKSPEIAASAQPGQFVNILAAETGEGPFLRRPFSISRIEDDILEIIFHVVGIGTNLLSRKHLGDWVDIVGPLGEPFHGNAEYDTALLVAGGIGVAPFPFLTDELLKRGKRIETFIGYRNTEQVFTEHLQNVRIATDDGSNGFHGNVVQLLESSLVQNNFGKAKIFACGPTVMLKALTELARCKNICCEMSLEGQMACGFGICQGCAVERTEGPAKYALVCKDGPAFLSTEVNL, encoded by the coding sequence ATGATAGTTCAACAATTATCCCCAGTGCAATCTTGTCGTGAAGTTGCCGCGAAGACATTTCTCTTCCGATTCAAATCGCCAGAAATTGCCGCTTCAGCGCAACCCGGACAATTTGTCAACATACTTGCCGCTGAAACTGGAGAAGGACCGTTCTTGCGAAGGCCGTTTAGCATCTCTCGTATTGAGGATGACATCCTTGAAATAATTTTTCACGTTGTTGGAATTGGCACAAATCTGCTTTCTCGGAAACACCTTGGAGATTGGGTTGATATTGTAGGTCCGCTTGGCGAGCCGTTCCATGGGAACGCCGAGTATGACACTGCACTGCTTGTTGCGGGTGGAATCGGTGTAGCACCGTTTCCTTTTCTGACAGACGAATTGTTGAAACGGGGCAAGCGAATTGAGACATTTATAGGATACAGAAATACAGAACAGGTTTTTACTGAGCACCTGCAAAATGTCCGCATAGCGACGGATGACGGCAGCAATGGATTTCATGGAAATGTCGTCCAACTTCTTGAGTCATCTCTTGTTCAAAACAATTTTGGCAAAGCGAAAATATTTGCCTGCGGTCCAACAGTCATGTTGAAGGCACTTACAGAACTTGCTCGTTGTAAGAACATCTGCTGTGAAATGTCGCTGGAAGGACAGATGGCTTGTGGTTTCGGTATTTGTCAAGGTTGTGCAGTAGAACGGACAGAAGGACCTGCAAAATATGCACTCGTCTGTAAAGATGGACCCGCATTTCTTTCAACGGAAGTGAATTTATGA
- a CDS encoding tetratricopeptide repeat protein, with product MKKHLHYVRLCLAVFFLVMAFFCNGCSIGNTISLGYENMVTYFNGYYNAKKLFSDAEEEITTAALQARGKEVPAAQANQIPATAKQKLGQVIDKCSYILAFHSTSSLVDNSLLLIGKSFFYQAEYLKAERKFAELLAQFPNSSLALEAQLWYARSAEKLGKLNDGVRESDAVILAAQTSNENEIETQGHVLLGVLYRRMNQTDKSIAEYEKAISIANSNADKCDALRSVGDIYFTDGQYKKAVEVYLRTEEYTSDIYLNYYSKLQASIAYRTMGEQNKGLALVNSMIDDFRNKEYLAALLFERANNYAASGRRADAIAEYIYVDTTYARTEYAVRSAYQLGSMFEKEIGNYQQALKYYSEVNAATGPSVIAEGRRKFIALTRYFDAWHRLNTADSLLFVLSDTTHKIVLDTLNTIAADSTHRKVTRVDSLSVISHIDSLKTKNVVSDTTKRKPVQVVVQPVLPSADSLRILKSIAAQELGDIFYSEVVVPDSAFTWYNQSLVWSYNHSRSPRILYILAELSRINPEKKLPAPEEYHLRLDRDFPESIYADEARRFLRKTNSTVKTDSASEYYARSEKQVDAQLYEKAIETLRSIIQLFPKSPFAAKSEYAIGWIMENRLAQPDSAIIQYKRVINDHKGTMYALAASKRSLEVQQSDTIKIDTMKTKNNPQIIKSFSSDSIQKNAARFEKDTVKHLPMSPPQKSFGPDSVQRNTTRFEKDTVKHLPMSPPQKSFGPDSVQRNTMRFEKDTVKHQPIFPRIDKENEQRKNPVLKPDSLDKE from the coding sequence ATGAAGAAACACCTACACTACGTCCGATTATGCCTGGCCGTCTTTTTTCTTGTAATGGCATTCTTCTGTAACGGCTGTTCTATTGGCAATACTATTTCGTTGGGGTACGAAAACATGGTTACGTACTTTAATGGATACTATAATGCAAAAAAATTGTTCAGTGATGCAGAAGAGGAAATCACAACAGCAGCTCTTCAGGCGCGGGGAAAAGAAGTTCCTGCTGCGCAAGCTAATCAGATTCCTGCAACAGCAAAACAGAAGCTTGGACAGGTTATTGATAAATGTTCCTATATTCTTGCATTTCATTCTACCAGCAGTTTAGTCGATAATTCACTCCTGCTTATTGGAAAATCCTTTTTCTATCAAGCGGAATACCTCAAGGCAGAACGAAAATTTGCCGAATTGCTAGCGCAATTTCCAAACAGTTCGCTGGCGTTAGAAGCACAGCTTTGGTACGCGCGATCGGCAGAGAAATTGGGAAAATTGAATGATGGCGTTCGTGAGAGTGATGCAGTGATACTTGCTGCTCAGACGAGCAATGAAAATGAAATAGAAACTCAAGGACACGTACTGCTCGGTGTACTTTATCGCCGGATGAACCAAACGGATAAATCAATTGCCGAGTACGAAAAAGCGATCTCCATTGCAAATAGTAATGCTGACAAATGTGATGCGCTGAGAAGTGTGGGAGATATTTATTTTACAGATGGTCAATATAAAAAGGCGGTAGAAGTGTATCTCCGAACTGAAGAATACACTTCTGATATTTATTTAAACTATTACAGCAAATTGCAAGCGTCAATCGCCTATCGTACAATGGGAGAGCAGAACAAAGGGTTGGCTCTGGTTAATTCCATGATTGATGATTTCCGTAATAAGGAATATTTGGCGGCTTTACTCTTTGAGCGAGCGAATAACTATGCCGCAAGCGGAAGACGAGCCGATGCAATTGCCGAATATATTTATGTGGACACGACGTACGCTCGCACCGAGTACGCTGTACGTTCTGCATATCAACTCGGATCAATGTTCGAGAAGGAGATTGGTAATTACCAGCAAGCGCTGAAATATTATTCAGAAGTGAACGCTGCAACAGGACCAAGCGTTATAGCAGAGGGGCGTAGAAAATTTATAGCGCTCACCCGCTATTTTGATGCATGGCATCGATTGAATACAGCGGATAGTTTGTTATTCGTTCTCAGTGATACTACGCACAAAATAGTTCTCGACACGCTCAATACCATAGCTGCTGATTCAACACATCGAAAAGTTACACGCGTTGATTCGCTCTCTGTAATTTCCCATATCGATTCCCTTAAGACAAAGAATGTTGTCTCAGATACAACAAAGCGGAAACCCGTACAAGTTGTTGTCCAGCCTGTGCTCCCAAGCGCTGACTCGCTTCGTATACTCAAGTCTATTGCTGCGCAGGAGCTAGGTGATATATTCTATTCAGAAGTTGTGGTGCCGGATTCAGCATTCACTTGGTATAATCAGTCTCTTGTATGGAGTTATAATCATTCCCGCAGTCCGCGTATTCTTTACATACTTGCAGAGCTTTCTAGAATTAATCCGGAAAAGAAACTCCCTGCACCAGAAGAATACCATTTGCGTCTTGATCGCGATTTTCCTGAGTCGATTTATGCAGATGAAGCGCGTCGATTCCTTCGAAAAACAAATTCAACGGTGAAAACGGATTCTGCCTCGGAATACTATGCACGATCCGAAAAACAAGTTGATGCTCAACTATACGAAAAAGCAATTGAAACACTCCGTTCTATTATACAATTATTTCCAAAATCACCATTTGCAGCTAAGAGTGAATATGCGATTGGATGGATCATGGAAAATCGTCTTGCACAACCGGATAGTGCGATAATACAATACAAGCGGGTAATAAATGATCACAAAGGCACAATGTATGCGCTTGCTGCGTCAAAACGATCCTTAGAAGTTCAGCAATCTGATACGATAAAGATTGATACAATGAAAACGAAAAATAACCCACAAATCATAAAATCGTTCAGTTCAGACAGTATTCAGAAAAACGCAGCGAGATTTGAAAAGGATACAGTGAAACATCTGCCGATGTCTCCGCCACAAAAATCGTTTGGTCCAGACAGTGTTCAAAGAAATACAACGAGATTTGAAAAGGATACAGTGAAACATCTGCCGATGTCTCCGCCACAAAAATCGTTTGGTCCAGACAGTGTTCAAAGAAATACAATGAGATTTGAAAAGGATACAGTGAAACATCAGCCGATTTTTCCGCGAATCGATAAAGAGAATGAACAAAGGAAAAACCCTGTGCTGAAACCGGACTCTCTCGACAAGGAATAG
- the folE gene encoding GTP cyclohydrolase I FolE: protein MTTGHSGRKETLIKEFLIELGEDPQREGLLKTPDRVARMYEFLTKGYQQDIGEVMNGAVFEEKYSEMVIVKDIDFFSLCEHHLVPFFGKCHIAYIPNGRIVGLSKMPRIVEVFARRLQVQERMTQQIADTLYQHLNPMGVAVVMEAQHLCMIMRGVEKLNSTATTSAMLGAFRNDVKTRSEFLTLINRNSKS, encoded by the coding sequence ATGACGACTGGACACAGCGGTCGGAAAGAAACGCTCATCAAAGAGTTTCTTATAGAACTCGGTGAGGATCCACAACGAGAAGGGTTGTTGAAAACTCCGGATCGTGTAGCGCGGATGTACGAATTTTTGACGAAAGGATATCAACAAGACATTGGCGAAGTAATGAATGGCGCGGTCTTTGAGGAAAAATACAGCGAAATGGTCATCGTGAAAGATATCGATTTCTTCTCTCTGTGCGAGCATCACCTCGTTCCATTCTTTGGTAAGTGCCATATCGCATACATTCCCAATGGCCGCATTGTTGGCCTGAGCAAAATGCCGCGGATTGTAGAAGTGTTTGCACGGCGCCTTCAAGTTCAAGAGCGGATGACGCAACAGATTGCTGATACGCTGTATCAGCATCTCAATCCGATGGGCGTTGCTGTCGTAATGGAAGCACAACATTTGTGCATGATTATGCGCGGTGTCGAGAAACTCAATTCCACTGCGACGACGAGTGCAATGCTCGGCGCGTTTCGAAATGATGTGAAGACACGGAGCGAATTTCTCACATTGATCAACAGGAATTCAAAAAGCTAA
- a CDS encoding 6-carboxytetrahydropterin synthase, translated as MAKMYLTRREVFSASHRLWNQELSHEQNFELYDKCANPHGHGHNFILEVTVAGNVKGDSGFAVDFKKLKNLVRTEIIEKVDHKHLNYDVDFLQGIIPTAENIVRAFWRVLESKNGEAILYAIRLHETENNMVEYRGEE; from the coding sequence ATGGCGAAGATGTATCTCACTCGGAGAGAAGTTTTTAGTGCGTCACACCGCCTTTGGAATCAAGAATTGTCTCATGAGCAGAATTTCGAATTGTACGACAAGTGCGCAAATCCACATGGCCATGGACATAATTTTATTCTTGAAGTGACTGTTGCTGGAAATGTGAAAGGCGATAGTGGATTTGCTGTTGATTTCAAAAAACTGAAGAACCTTGTACGAACAGAGATCATTGAAAAGGTTGATCATAAACATTTAAATTATGATGTCGATTTCTTACAGGGTATCATCCCAACGGCGGAGAACATCGTCCGTGCGTTTTGGCGCGTACTGGAATCGAAAAACGGCGAAGCGATACTCTATGCCATTCGCCTGCATGAAACAGAAAATAATATGGTAGAATATCGAGGTGAAGAATGA